In a single window of the Pseudomonas entomophila genome:
- a CDS encoding DUF1266 domain-containing protein, protein MDEPAQHWLHALSAPMAALNGASYTAPDYFEGEDQADLERWWGISTRAQLLDMLSMADNGHATELSEAYWQYQRCLPSQWQALLETLPPRERIRHQYAARTFPDCGPGGTRAWDLGRMSYLLRAGVKKGLVSREESLYLHYRLALRARHYYNRWDSYLAGYLFGKALWNASGSSDDTLAANLERQGDEHWNRCILLNLRHGAHALFAELPWDLPLPEPQRPTTLEEDCWS, encoded by the coding sequence ATGGACGAACCCGCCCAGCACTGGCTACATGCCCTCTCCGCCCCCATGGCCGCCCTGAACGGCGCCAGCTACACCGCCCCCGACTATTTCGAAGGCGAAGACCAGGCCGACCTGGAACGTTGGTGGGGCATCAGCACCCGTGCCCAGTTGCTGGACATGCTGAGCATGGCCGACAACGGCCACGCCACCGAACTGAGCGAGGCCTACTGGCAGTACCAGCGCTGTCTGCCCAGCCAATGGCAGGCGCTGCTCGAAACCCTGCCCCCGCGTGAACGCATCCGCCACCAGTACGCCGCGCGCACCTTCCCCGATTGCGGCCCGGGCGGCACCCGCGCCTGGGACCTGGGCCGCATGAGCTACCTGCTCCGTGCCGGGGTCAAGAAAGGCCTGGTCAGCCGTGAGGAAAGCCTCTACCTGCACTACCGCCTGGCCTTGCGCGCCCGCCATTACTACAACCGCTGGGACAGCTACCTGGCCGGTTACCTGTTCGGCAAGGCGTTGTGGAACGCCAGCGGCAGCAGCGACGACACCCTGGCCGCCAACCTCGAACGCCAGGGTGACGAACACTGGAACCGCTGCATCCTGCTCAACCTGCGCCATGGTGCCCACGCCTTGTTCGCCGAACTGCCCTGGGACCTGCCCCTGCCCGAGCCACAACGCCCCACAACGCTGGAAGAGGACTGCTGGTCATGA
- a CDS encoding ParD-like family protein yields the protein MGIVKISDDLHEDLRVASAALSRSINAQAEHWIRLGMLAELHPQATYQDLLRQLLRQEQANLKELLQ from the coding sequence ATGGGCATCGTCAAGATCTCCGACGACCTCCACGAAGACCTGCGCGTGGCCAGTGCCGCGCTGTCGCGCTCGATCAACGCACAGGCCGAACACTGGATCCGCCTCGGCATGCTCGCCGAGCTGCATCCGCAAGCCACCTACCAGGACCTGCTGCGCCAGTTGCTGCGCCAGGAACAGGCCAACCTCAAGGAACTGCTGCAATGA
- a CDS encoding DUF805 domain-containing protein — MSCWIRLGIEPTQDLDAIRLAYRSQLPSHHPETDPEGFKALREAYEQAQRLAREHTAPAPDDLEPAAEHAAVHPALQAFHSLLEAPATRFDPPAWQRYIDELDTLPLDELEDLSWHLLATLRDAGPLSHRCASLLAQRLGWAQQLLRLENPHEVEAFLDRLEEPDPYDTALMRDWPPSAQLESLWYFRSLEYCYQQHPLFEYKQFVNVHTCLAIPDDPALMQRLLVQFSQAGIGSRAFHGQLLERLQQAPNDIDLLYLLARQAHALDAEQQALDCWLRLYREHQHPQAERWLIDLCARHQPQRLPLLIQAFDHLHMPASWPIDLADPAQAWGSPAQTPQTLARWAEAARMELGGIAGTFVDWRLDGDDELPLLAWLLQEQPDRELHHLYWQAWALQRGEAGLLRQILSRQPGEDPLDALILEGFQRQAAQHLHWLEQSPVVQALVQFCASEAPTVELPEALADDAIRSVCREWLRRMRVYSAQALNALNSQFDMLRLFTTPFALPLQGRLAEDGVLLPAMPDGEALWAWHRQQLFMLALLEQQSRWLALIDPALPGQLQYPADHPFAEQHAQLLQALDARTGDNSLPEVVLSAPLQTLQQALDSTRLPSAAQLAACLDNDDGRLFDASPLSYLLFCAVLYHDRSLGEEQRTRLRNRLEAMTLQGAWFEPLRRGLVDGKVGRPPADVLRNQGIDSQAFKGVMDALNSLLNDCTPPKPRALCALQKIKDDTQQYPGLRCASMAVLSWAERMLGNDLKQPPAPLWAFWKLNSRLNRTGFAWHLVATVPCSAMALKFPALFAVVAVLMISASLRRLRDLGRGVPTLLLLLVISRVLPFVTLVLLGLPGNKLPNQYGPPPGKGMPMDGGLQATLRRLNGQ, encoded by the coding sequence ATGAGTTGCTGGATTCGCCTGGGGATCGAACCGACCCAGGATCTCGATGCCATCCGCCTGGCTTACCGCAGCCAGCTGCCCTCGCACCACCCCGAGACCGACCCGGAAGGTTTCAAGGCACTGCGTGAAGCCTACGAGCAAGCCCAGCGCCTGGCCCGCGAACACACCGCGCCAGCGCCTGACGACCTGGAACCCGCGGCCGAGCACGCCGCCGTGCATCCCGCGCTGCAAGCCTTCCACAGCCTGCTCGAAGCGCCGGCCACCCGCTTCGATCCGCCAGCCTGGCAGCGCTACATCGACGAACTGGACACTCTGCCACTGGACGAACTGGAGGACCTGAGCTGGCATCTGCTCGCCACCCTTCGCGACGCCGGCCCGCTTTCGCATCGCTGCGCCAGCCTGCTGGCCCAGCGCCTGGGTTGGGCGCAACAGCTGCTGCGCCTGGAAAACCCTCATGAGGTGGAAGCCTTCCTCGACCGCCTGGAAGAGCCCGACCCCTACGACACCGCACTGATGCGCGATTGGCCGCCCAGCGCACAGCTGGAAAGCCTGTGGTATTTCCGCAGCCTGGAATACTGCTACCAGCAGCACCCGCTGTTCGAATACAAGCAGTTCGTCAACGTGCACACCTGCCTGGCCATCCCCGACGACCCCGCCCTGATGCAGCGCCTGCTGGTGCAGTTCAGCCAGGCGGGGATCGGCAGCCGCGCCTTCCATGGCCAACTGCTAGAGCGCCTGCAACAGGCGCCCAACGACATCGACCTGCTTTACCTGCTGGCGCGCCAAGCCCATGCCCTGGACGCCGAACAGCAAGCCCTGGACTGCTGGCTGCGACTGTACCGCGAACACCAGCACCCCCAGGCCGAGCGTTGGCTGATCGACCTGTGCGCGCGCCATCAACCGCAGCGCCTGCCGTTGTTGATCCAGGCCTTCGACCACCTGCACATGCCCGCCTCCTGGCCCATCGACCTGGCCGATCCGGCCCAGGCCTGGGGCAGCCCGGCACAGACGCCGCAGACCTTGGCCCGCTGGGCAGAAGCCGCGCGCATGGAGCTTGGCGGGATTGCCGGCACCTTTGTCGATTGGCGCCTGGACGGTGACGACGAGTTGCCACTGCTGGCCTGGTTGCTGCAGGAGCAGCCCGACCGCGAACTGCATCACCTGTACTGGCAAGCGTGGGCCCTGCAACGCGGCGAAGCTGGCCTGTTACGCCAGATCCTGTCACGCCAGCCCGGCGAAGACCCGCTCGATGCCCTGATCCTGGAGGGCTTCCAACGTCAGGCCGCGCAACACCTGCACTGGCTCGAGCAATCGCCGGTGGTGCAGGCCCTGGTGCAGTTCTGCGCCAGCGAAGCGCCGACAGTCGAACTGCCCGAAGCACTGGCCGATGACGCCATCCGCTCGGTGTGCCGCGAATGGCTGCGGCGCATGCGCGTCTACTCGGCCCAGGCCCTGAACGCGCTCAACAGCCAGTTCGACATGCTCCGCTTGTTCACCACGCCATTCGCCCTGCCGTTGCAGGGCCGCCTGGCCGAGGACGGCGTACTGCTGCCAGCGATGCCTGACGGCGAGGCCCTGTGGGCCTGGCATCGCCAACAGCTGTTCATGCTCGCCCTGCTGGAGCAGCAATCACGCTGGCTGGCGCTGATCGACCCGGCCTTGCCCGGGCAGTTGCAGTATCCCGCCGACCACCCCTTCGCCGAGCAGCACGCGCAGCTCCTGCAGGCGCTCGATGCCCGCACAGGCGACAACAGCCTGCCAGAGGTCGTCTTGTCCGCGCCCCTGCAGACCCTGCAGCAGGCCCTCGACAGCACGCGCCTGCCCAGCGCCGCGCAGTTGGCCGCCTGCCTGGACAACGATGATGGCCGCCTGTTCGACGCGAGCCCGCTGAGCTACCTGCTGTTCTGCGCGGTGCTGTACCACGACCGCTCACTGGGCGAGGAACAACGCACGCGCCTGCGCAACCGCCTTGAAGCCATGACGCTGCAAGGCGCCTGGTTCGAGCCGCTGCGTCGCGGGCTGGTGGACGGCAAGGTCGGACGGCCGCCGGCCGACGTACTGCGTAACCAGGGCATCGACAGCCAGGCGTTCAAGGGTGTGATGGACGCGCTGAACAGCCTGCTCAACGACTGCACGCCCCCCAAGCCCCGGGCGTTGTGCGCCCTGCAGAAAATCAAGGACGATACCCAACAGTACCCCGGCCTGCGCTGCGCAAGCATGGCCGTGCTGTCCTGGGCCGAACGCATGCTGGGCAACGACCTGAAACAGCCGCCCGCCCCTCTGTGGGCATTCTGGAAGCTCAACAGTCGCCTGAACCGCACCGGCTTCGCCTGGCATCTGGTGGCCACTGTGCCATGCAGCGCCATGGCCCTGAAGTTCCCGGCACTGTTCGCGGTGGTCGCGGTGCTGATGATCAGCGCCAGCCTGCGCCGCTTGCGCGACCTCGGCCGGGGCGTGCCGACCCTGCTGCTGCTACTGGTGATCAGCCGTGTGCTGCCGTTCGTTACCCTGGTGCTGCTGGGCCTGCCCGGCAACAAGTTGCCTAACCAGTACGGGCCGCCGCCAGGCAAGGGCATGCCGATGGACGGTGGCCTGCAGGCCACCTTGCGGCGCCTGAACGGTCAGTAA
- a CDS encoding molecular chaperone HscC, producing MQDASLSPSSTQPTPLLGIDLGTTNSLIAVWQDGEARLIANALGEVLTPSVVSVDDDGSILVGQAARARLTTHPQRTAGAFKRFMGSDKRYALGEHCFTPEELSALVLGALKQDAEAHLGCSVSEAVISVPAYFSDEQRKRTVFAAELAGLKVQRLINEPTAAAMAYGLHEQKFERTLVFDLGGGTFDVTVLEYALPLIEVHASTGDNYLGGEDFTEALLQACLHDWKLKVEDLEPQALASLHDAVEQLKREAGEGSRTLNWSGDGQAREWVVDDLKLQAIWAPLLARVRTPIEQALRDARLSPRELDSLVLVGGATRMPQVQQLVAKLFGRLPYRHLDPDTIVALGAASQAACKARDAAIDELILTDVCPYTLGIASSRGEDVTGAFSPIIERNTVIPTSKVQRFYSSHPEQESIRIAVYQGERPWVRDNILVDSFVVPLQQTGAVQSLDVRFSYDINGLLEVDVTFLESGQKHSHSIDRSPTGLDAEARQASQERLARLKIHPRDTLPNRTLLARLERAWMQSLGDERELIGSWLDAFNAVLARQQSSEIGRERLALSQALDELRY from the coding sequence ATGCAGGATGCCAGCCTCTCTCCTTCCTCTACACAACCCACTCCGCTCCTGGGCATCGACCTGGGGACCACCAACAGCCTGATCGCAGTCTGGCAGGATGGCGAAGCGCGTCTGATCGCCAACGCCCTGGGCGAAGTGCTGACCCCCTCGGTGGTCAGTGTCGATGACGATGGCAGCATCCTGGTGGGCCAGGCTGCCCGGGCCCGGTTGACCACTCACCCGCAGCGCACGGCGGGCGCTTTCAAGCGCTTCATGGGCAGTGACAAGCGCTACGCGCTGGGTGAGCACTGTTTCACGCCTGAAGAGCTGTCGGCCCTGGTGCTGGGTGCATTGAAGCAGGACGCCGAGGCCCATCTGGGCTGCTCGGTGAGTGAAGCGGTGATTTCGGTACCTGCCTATTTCAGCGACGAGCAGCGCAAGCGCACGGTGTTTGCCGCCGAGCTGGCCGGGCTCAAGGTGCAGCGGCTGATCAACGAACCCACGGCCGCCGCCATGGCCTATGGCCTACATGAGCAGAAGTTCGAACGCACCCTGGTCTTCGACCTGGGGGGCGGTACCTTCGACGTCACGGTGCTCGAGTACGCCTTGCCGCTGATCGAGGTGCATGCCTCCACCGGTGACAACTACCTGGGTGGCGAAGATTTCACCGAGGCGTTGCTGCAGGCCTGCCTGCACGACTGGAAGCTCAAGGTCGAAGACCTCGAGCCCCAGGCTCTGGCCAGCCTTCACGACGCCGTCGAGCAGCTCAAGCGCGAGGCGGGCGAGGGTAGCCGCACATTGAACTGGAGTGGCGATGGCCAGGCCCGTGAATGGGTAGTCGACGACCTGAAGCTGCAAGCGATCTGGGCGCCGTTGCTGGCACGGGTGCGCACGCCCATCGAACAGGCCCTGCGCGATGCCCGGCTCAGCCCGCGGGAGTTGGACAGCCTGGTGCTGGTCGGTGGCGCCACGCGCATGCCGCAGGTGCAGCAACTGGTGGCCAAGCTGTTCGGTCGCCTGCCGTACCGGCACCTTGATCCGGACACCATCGTCGCCCTGGGCGCCGCCAGCCAGGCGGCTTGCAAGGCGCGCGACGCGGCGATCGACGAGCTGATCCTGACCGATGTCTGCCCCTACACCCTGGGCATTGCCTCCTCGCGTGGCGAAGACGTCACCGGGGCCTTCTCGCCGATCATCGAGCGCAACACGGTGATTCCGACCTCAAAAGTCCAGCGCTTCTACAGCAGCCACCCCGAGCAGGAATCCATTCGCATTGCCGTGTACCAGGGCGAGCGCCCCTGGGTGCGTGACAATATCCTGGTCGACAGCTTCGTGGTGCCGTTGCAGCAGACCGGTGCGGTCCAGTCGCTGGATGTGCGTTTCAGCTACGACATCAACGGCCTGCTGGAAGTGGACGTGACCTTCCTCGAAAGTGGCCAGAAACACAGCCACAGTATCGACCGCAGCCCTACCGGGCTGGATGCCGAGGCACGCCAGGCCAGCCAGGAGCGCCTGGCGCGGCTGAAGATTCACCCACGCGACACCCTGCCCAATCGCACCCTGCTGGCCCGACTGGAGCGGGCCTGGATGCAGAGCCTGGGCGATGAGCGCGAGTTGATCGGCAGCTGGCTGGATGCGTTCAACGCGGTGCTGGCCAGGCAGCAGTCCAGTGAGATCGGCCGCGAGCGCCTGGCCTTGAGCCAAGCGCTCGATGAGCTGCGTTACTGA
- the rdgC gene encoding recombination-associated protein RdgC produces the protein MWFKNLLTYRLTQDVPFEPEALEAALASKPARPCASQELTTYGFVAPFGKGADAPLVHVSGEFLLIAARKEERILPSSVVNDAVKEKVEEIETEQMRKVYKKERDQIKDEIIQAFLPRAFIRRSMIFAAIAPRLGLILVNSASAKRAEDLLSTLREVMGSLPVRPVTVKIAPAATMTDWVKSQQAAEGFYVLDECELRDTGEDGGIVRCKRQDLTGEEIQLHLSTGKVVTQLALAWQDKLSFVLDDKTVIKRLKFEELLQEQAEQDGGDEAQQQFDASFTLMMMTFTEFLPALFEALGGEEIPQGV, from the coding sequence ATGTGGTTCAAGAACCTGCTGACCTACCGCCTGACCCAGGATGTCCCGTTCGAGCCCGAAGCGCTGGAAGCCGCCCTGGCCAGCAAGCCGGCCCGCCCCTGCGCCAGCCAGGAGCTGACCACCTACGGTTTCGTCGCCCCGTTCGGCAAGGGCGCCGATGCTCCCCTGGTGCACGTCAGCGGTGAATTCCTGCTGATCGCCGCGCGCAAAGAAGAACGTATCCTGCCCAGCAGCGTGGTCAACGACGCGGTCAAGGAGAAGGTCGAGGAAATCGAGACCGAGCAGATGCGCAAGGTCTATAAGAAGGAGCGCGACCAGATCAAGGACGAGATCATCCAGGCCTTCCTGCCGCGGGCGTTCATCCGCCGCTCGATGATCTTCGCCGCCATCGCCCCGCGCCTGGGCCTGATCCTGGTCAATTCGGCCAGCGCCAAGCGTGCCGAGGACCTGCTGTCGACCCTGCGCGAAGTCATGGGCTCGCTGCCGGTGCGGCCGGTGACCGTGAAGATCGCCCCGGCCGCGACCATGACCGACTGGGTCAAGTCGCAACAAGCCGCCGAAGGCTTCTATGTGCTGGACGAGTGCGAGCTGCGCGACACCGGTGAAGACGGCGGCATCGTGCGCTGCAAGCGCCAGGACCTGACCGGTGAAGAGATCCAGCTGCACCTGAGCACCGGCAAGGTCGTCACGCAGCTGGCCTTGGCCTGGCAGGACAAGCTGTCGTTCGTGCTCGACGACAAGACCGTGATCAAGCGCCTGAAGTTCGAGGAACTGCTGCAGGAACAAGCCGAGCAGGACGGCGGCGATGAAGCCCAGCAGCAATTCGACGCCAGCTTCACCCTGATGATGATGACCTTCACCGAGTTCCTGCCGGCGCTGTTCGAGGCGCTGGGGGGCGAGGAGATTCCGCAAGGGGTCTGA
- the map gene encoding type I methionyl aminopeptidase, whose translation MSQVMLKDAAQLALMRRAGQLLAQVFAHLDGFIRPGVTTMQINDRAETFIVETLKSRPASKGQYGFPYALNTSVDHVVCHGMPKAGEVLNEGSIVNVDITLEQGGYIADSSKMYCIGQISEEARRLVDTTYDALWKGIEQVRPGATLGDIGHAIQVHAEAAGYSVVREYCGHGIGTQMHEAPEVLHYGHRGMGMKLQAGMVFTIEPMINQGGRGTRGLRDGWTVITRDHTLSAQWEHTVAVTESGYEVLTLRGEEVRR comes from the coding sequence ATGAGCCAGGTCATGCTCAAGGACGCCGCCCAACTGGCGCTGATGCGCCGCGCCGGGCAACTGCTGGCCCAGGTGTTCGCCCACCTCGACGGTTTCATCCGCCCGGGCGTGACGACGATGCAGATCAACGACCGCGCGGAGACGTTCATCGTCGAGACGCTCAAGTCGCGCCCGGCGAGCAAGGGCCAGTATGGTTTCCCCTATGCGCTGAACACTTCCGTGGACCATGTGGTGTGCCATGGCATGCCCAAGGCCGGTGAGGTGCTGAACGAAGGCTCTATCGTCAATGTCGACATCACCCTGGAGCAGGGCGGTTACATTGCCGACTCGTCGAAGATGTACTGCATCGGGCAGATCAGCGAAGAGGCCCGGCGGCTGGTCGACACCACCTACGATGCGTTGTGGAAAGGCATCGAGCAGGTACGCCCCGGCGCCACCCTCGGTGATATCGGCCACGCCATCCAGGTGCACGCCGAAGCCGCCGGCTATAGCGTGGTGCGCGAGTACTGCGGGCATGGTATCGGCACGCAGATGCACGAGGCGCCCGAGGTGCTGCATTACGGCCATCGTGGGATGGGCATGAAACTGCAAGCGGGGATGGTGTTCACCATCGAGCCGATGATCAACCAGGGCGGCCGCGGGACCCGCGGACTGCGTGATGGTTGGACGGTGATTACCCGGGATCACACGCTGTCGGCGCAGTGGGAGCATACCGTGGCGGTGACCGAGAGCGGGTACGAGGTGCTGACGCTTCGGGGGGAGGAGGTTCGGCGCTGA
- the sugE gene encoding quaternary ammonium compound efflux SMR transporter SugE, with protein MSWIILFFAGLFEVGWAVGLKYTDGFTRPLPTLLTVGAMVISLGLLGLAMKELPLGTAYAIWTGVGAVGTVIAGIILFGESMALVRLASVALIITGLVGLKVSAS; from the coding sequence ATGTCCTGGATCATCCTGTTCTTCGCCGGCCTGTTCGAAGTCGGCTGGGCTGTCGGCCTCAAGTACACCGACGGCTTCACTCGCCCACTCCCCACCCTTCTCACGGTCGGCGCCATGGTCATCAGCCTCGGCCTGCTAGGCCTGGCCATGAAAGAGCTGCCGCTGGGTACCGCCTATGCCATCTGGACCGGCGTCGGTGCGGTTGGCACGGTGATCGCCGGGATCATCCTGTTCGGCGAATCGATGGCGTTGGTGCGCCTGGCCAGCGTCGCGCTGATCATCACCGGCCTGGTTGGCCTGAAGGTCAGCGCCAGCTGA